In the genome of Afipia felis ATCC 53690, the window GTGGTCGTGCGCGTTGCGAAGGACATTCGCCGCGCCGACGGTTCGGTGATCCGTTTCGACCGCAACGCTGCCGTGCTGGTGAACAACCAGTCCGAGCCGGTCGGCACCCGTATTTTCGGGCCCGTGCCGCGCGAGCTGCGCGCCAAGAACCACATGAAGATCATCTCGCTTGCGCCGGAGGTGCTGTGATGGCTGCCAAGATCCGCAAGGGTGACAAGGTCATCGTGCTGACCGGCCGTGACAAGGGCCGCACCGGCGAAGTGTTCGAAGTGCGTCCGTCGGAAAGCCGTGCGCTCGTTCGCGGCGTCAACATGGTGAAGCGTCACCAGAAGCAGACGCAGCAGCAGGAAGGCGGCATCATCTCCAAGGAGAGCCCGATCCACCTGTCGAACATCGCGCTCGTCGGCAAGGACGGCAAGCCGACCCGCGTCGGTTTCAAGATTCAGAAGGATGGCACCAAGGTGCGCATCGCCAAGAGCTCGGGAGCTGAGATCGATGGCTGAGAATGCTTACATTCCGCGCCTGCGCACGGAGTATGACCGCGACATCCGCGGCAAGCTGACCGAGCAGTTCGGCCTCACCAACGCGATGCAGGTTCCGCGTCTGGACAAGGTCGTGCTCAACATGGGCATCGGCGAGGCCGTGAACGACCGCAAGAAGGTCGAGCTGGCTGCGGCTGATCTCGCGCTGATCGCCGGTCAGAAGCCGATCGTCACCCATTCGCGTAAGGCGATCGCGACCTTCAAGCTGCGCGAAGGCCAGGCCATCGGCGCCAAGGTCACGCTGCGCAAGGCGAAGATGTACGAATTCATCGACCGCCTCATCAACGTGGCGCTGCCGCGCGTGCGCGACTTCCGCGGCCTCAACCCCAAGAGCTTCGACGGCCGTGGTAACTATTCGCTCGGCCTGAAAGAGCACATCGTGTTCCCGGAAATCGACTACGACAAGTCGGGCGAGACCTGGGGCATGGACATCACGGTTTGCACCACCGCCGCCAACGACGAGCAGGCGAAGGCGCTGTTGACCGCATTCAATTTCCCGTTCCGGCAGTGAGACGCTGAGCCAGGCGTTTCAAACGCGGAAAGGTATGGAGACTATCGAATGGCTAAGAAAAGTTCGATCGAGAAGAATAACCGGCGTCAGAAGATGACGAAGAATGCCGCCGCCAAGCGCGCGCGGTTGAAGGCGGTCATCTCCGACAAGACGAAGCCGATGGAAGAGCGTTTCGCTGCGACCATCAAGCTTGCCGAGATGCCGCGCAATTCGTCGGCGACCCGCATCAAAAACCGTTGCGAGATCAGCGGTCGTCCTCACGCGGTC includes:
- the rpsN gene encoding 30S ribosomal protein S14, producing the protein MAKKSSIEKNNRRQKMTKNAAAKRARLKAVISDKTKPMEERFAATIKLAEMPRNSSATRIKNRCEISGRPHAVYRKTKMSRIAIRDFGSRGLIPGLVKSSW
- the rplE gene encoding 50S ribosomal protein L5 → MAENAYIPRLRTEYDRDIRGKLTEQFGLTNAMQVPRLDKVVLNMGIGEAVNDRKKVELAAADLALIAGQKPIVTHSRKAIATFKLREGQAIGAKVTLRKAKMYEFIDRLINVALPRVRDFRGLNPKSFDGRGNYSLGLKEHIVFPEIDYDKSGETWGMDITVCTTAANDEQAKALLTAFNFPFRQ
- the rplX gene encoding 50S ribosomal protein L24, translated to MAAKIRKGDKVIVLTGRDKGRTGEVFEVRPSESRALVRGVNMVKRHQKQTQQQEGGIISKESPIHLSNIALVGKDGKPTRVGFKIQKDGTKVRIAKSSGAEIDG
- the rplN gene encoding 50S ribosomal protein L14; translation: MIQMQTNLDVADNSGARRVMCIKVLGGSKRRYATVGDIIVVSIKEAIPRGKVKKGDVMKAVVVRVAKDIRRADGSVIRFDRNAAVLVNNQSEPVGTRIFGPVPRELRAKNHMKIISLAPEVL